One window of the Candidatus Falkowbacteria bacterium genome contains the following:
- the hypD gene encoding hydrogenase formation protein HypD, giving the protein MSQNPQQIISSIAAKAQKLDRPVKLMELCGTHSQSIAIHGLKKLLPANVSLVTGPGCPVCVTDQSDIDVMVELALNDVPVAIYGDTLRVPGNVMSLEEARRRGADVNIVYDTTQALELSKSKPRLVFFGLGFETTTPMTAWAIKKGLTVYSAHKLFPPAMAALLANKDNRLDGFIDPGHVSAIIGTAVYSQFKVPQVIAGFSAVDVLKAIDMLLSQILAKEPRVENEYTRVVRAEGNKRARDISDEVFQVTDARWRGLGLIPGSGLEIRPAFKDRDASQIYKKIVSEVRHRPAKPTACKCGLVLQGLIEPTDCALFGKACNPDQPYGACMVSVEGACNIRFRFNQ; this is encoded by the coding sequence ATGAGCCAGAATCCGCAGCAAATCATCTCCAGCATCGCCGCCAAGGCGCAGAAACTCGATCGGCCCGTCAAGCTGATGGAACTCTGCGGTACGCACTCCCAATCAATCGCGATACACGGCCTCAAGAAACTTTTGCCGGCCAATGTCTCTTTGGTCACCGGACCCGGCTGCCCAGTCTGCGTCACCGACCAATCAGATATCGACGTCATGGTCGAGCTTGCCCTCAACGATGTCCCGGTAGCCATTTACGGCGACACCCTGCGCGTGCCTGGCAACGTCATGAGCCTTGAGGAGGCCCGACGGCGCGGGGCTGACGTCAATATCGTCTACGACACGACACAGGCCCTGGAGCTGTCCAAGTCCAAGCCAAGGCTGGTATTTTTCGGGCTCGGCTTCGAAACTACTACTCCCATGACCGCCTGGGCCATTAAAAAGGGCCTGACCGTCTATTCGGCCCACAAGCTTTTCCCACCAGCCATGGCCGCTCTGTTGGCCAACAAAGATAATCGCCTCGACGGTTTCATCGACCCTGGTCACGTCAGCGCCATCATCGGCACCGCAGTATACAGCCAATTCAAAGTTCCTCAGGTAATCGCCGGCTTCTCGGCCGTGGACGTGCTCAAAGCCATCGACATGCTACTCAGCCAGATCTTGGCCAAAGAGCCGCGAGTTGAAAATGAATACACCCGAGTAGTACGAGCTGAGGGCAACAAACGCGCCCGTGATATCAGCGACGAAGTTTTCCAAGTGACCGATGCCCGGTGGCGCGGTCTAGGGCTGATACCCGGCAGCGGGCTCGAGATCCGGCCAGCCTTCAAGGATCGAGACGCTTCGCAGATATACAAAAAAATTGTCAGCGAAGTCAGACACCGACCAGCCAAACCGACTGCCTGCAAATGCGGCCTGGTGCTCCAGGGACTGATCGAGCCGACGGACTGTGCCCTGTTCGGCAAGGCCTGCAATCCGGACCAGCCCTACGGCGCTTGCATGGTTTCGGTCGAGGGGGCGTGCAATATCCGCTTCCGCTTCAATCAATAA
- a CDS encoding HypC/HybG/HupF family hydrogenase formation chaperone: MCLAVPGKILEVTGEIALADFNGIQKEINVSLIKAAVGEYVVVHAGFAIEKTDEKSAKEAYQFLNQ, translated from the coding sequence ATGTGTTTAGCTGTTCCCGGTAAAATACTCGAAGTCACCGGCGAAATCGCCTTGGCCGATTTCAATGGCATCCAAAAGGAAATCAATGTTTCCTTGATAAAAGCCGCGGTCGGCGAATATGTCGTGGTTCACGCAGGCTTCGCTATCGAGAAGACCGATGAGAAATCGGCCAAAGAAGCTTATCAATTCCTGAACCAATGA
- the hypE gene encoding hydrogenase expression/formation protein HypE, whose translation MPENIKTIELDQGGGGEKSSQLISIIRKTLAVKGAWKNTGDDGAIYDLGGKKLVFTTDGFIVDPIFFPGGDIGKIAMCGTINDLCVMGATPIGISLSLIIEEGFPEKDLITIIKSINEVSKQTGVPIVTGDTKVTERGKLDKIEITTAGVGLASKVIDNAGARVGDLIIASGNLGDHTVALLSKRFDYRTKIKSDCRPFIKELASVGKYLTSAKDPTRGGVAAVLNEMADKAKARFVLDEATLPFGKEAVALSELLGIDKFSFPSEGRFVATVSQRDAGKVLTPLKKFNKEAKVIGRVEKGRGVFLKTSLGSEKRIETPRGKLIPRIC comes from the coding sequence ATGCCAGAAAATATCAAAACTATCGAATTGGACCAGGGCGGCGGCGGCGAAAAGTCGTCGCAGCTGATAAGCATCATCCGCAAGACCCTGGCGGTCAAAGGCGCCTGGAAGAACACCGGCGATGACGGCGCCATATATGACTTGGGCGGCAAGAAGCTGGTCTTCACTACCGACGGTTTCATCGTCGATCCGATATTCTTCCCTGGCGGCGATATCGGCAAGATCGCCATGTGCGGCACCATCAACGACCTATGCGTCATGGGCGCTACGCCGATCGGCATCTCTCTGAGCTTGATCATCGAGGAAGGTTTTCCGGAAAAGGACCTGATTACCATCATCAAATCCATCAACGAAGTCTCGAAACAGACCGGCGTGCCGATCGTCACCGGCGACACCAAGGTTACGGAACGGGGCAAATTAGATAAGATCGAGATCACGACCGCCGGTGTCGGCTTGGCCAGCAAAGTCATCGACAACGCCGGCGCCCGTGTCGGCGACCTGATCATCGCCTCGGGCAATCTGGGCGACCACACCGTCGCCCTGCTGTCCAAGAGGTTCGATTACCGGACCAAGATCAAAAGCGATTGCCGGCCGTTCATCAAAGAACTCGCGAGCGTCGGCAAATATCTGACTTCAGCCAAAGACCCGACCAGAGGCGGCGTGGCCGCCGTCTTGAACGAGATGGCTGACAAGGCCAAAGCCCGATTCGTCCTGGACGAAGCCACTCTGCCTTTCGGCAAAGAAGCCGTCGCCTTGTCCGAGCTTTTAGGCATCGATAAATTCTCTTTTCCTTCAGAAGGCCGCTTCGTGGCGACGGTTAGCCAGCGCGATGCCGGCAAGGTCCTGACCCCCTTGAAGAAATTCAACAAGGAAGCCAAAGTGATCGGCCGCGTCGAGAAAGGCCGCGGTGTTTTCCTCAAGACCTCGCTCGGCAGTGAAAAAAGGATCGAAACGCCCAGAGGCAAATTAATCCCGAGAATCTGCTAG
- a CDS encoding exonuclease — protein MSEIFISADIEADGRVPGINSMISLGSVAFRVGASGYEQISTFEANLLELEGAVQDEEVMAWWQKFPDAWERCRLNAQPPEDVMRRYLAWIKSLPGPAGLVAYPGSFDFMFIYWYLYALTRQRPFTAAALCVKTYAMSMLKHPSWLKFERKLIPEKYLSAHPHDHTPLNDSIEQAQIFAALYYDNVIGR, from the coding sequence ATGTCGGAGATATTCATCAGCGCCGATATCGAAGCCGACGGACGGGTGCCAGGTATCAATTCCATGATTTCCCTGGGTTCGGTGGCTTTCCGGGTCGGCGCTTCAGGCTACGAGCAGATCAGCACGTTCGAAGCTAATCTGCTGGAACTGGAAGGCGCGGTGCAGGACGAGGAGGTAATGGCTTGGTGGCAGAAATTCCCGGACGCCTGGGAGAGATGCCGGCTCAATGCCCAGCCGCCCGAGGATGTCATGCGTCGGTATCTCGCCTGGATCAAGTCTTTGCCCGGCCCCGCCGGCCTGGTCGCTTATCCGGGGTCGTTCGACTTCATGTTCATTTACTGGTATCTCTATGCCTTGACCCGGCAGCGGCCATTCACCGCCGCAGCCCTCTGTGTCAAGACTTACGCCATGTCGATGCTCAAGCATCCGTCGTGGCTCAAGTTCGAGCGCAAATTGATTCCGGAAAAGTATCTTTCTGCCCACCCGCACGACCATACGCCCTTGAACGACTCGATCGAGCAAGCACAGATATTCGCCGCCCTTTATTATGACAACGTCATCGGCCGCTAA